In Fusarium fujikuroi IMI 58289 draft genome, chromosome FFUJ_chr02, the genomic stretch CCACGGCACATGGCAATATGGAGTTCCAGTGGTGCAAGACACTGTCCCTGCAGATTATCCAATGTGGTCTGGATGAAGCGAGATAGCACAGCACGCGAATCCCGAACAGGTATTTCCTGTACATCAGGAATCCTATAATCACACACATCAACTCAGCACTCGACACATCCTCTGCGGAGGGCGGCGACCCTGCGCCGTGTTACCGTGTTTCAAGCCTCGTAATCAAACACTGGCATGGCCGGTTAACCGGTCCAGCCAGTTCGCGATATCATATCAGCAGCTTTCGTCTGGCAGTCCTTAGGCCGACTGTAAATTCCAAACATGGAGCTGACTTGGCGAATAGTTATTCCATTTCTTATTGAGCATATGGAAACTGATTCGCCATATTGCCCAATCAGAAATCAATCTTGAGTACAATGTTTCCTTCGGAGGCTTCGTGGAACCGGATCCGGCCAGCGGAGTTCCTTGGACTCCATCTTTTCGCCGTCAGACGGCCCCACAACCACCGTTCAACACCGAACAGGTATCAAACAGTCGCCGCGTCAACCAACGTTCTTCGTGCGGTTGCAGCGGCCAGGGCAAACCAAGCAATGTCTTTGCACGTGTTAGTAGCATGATAAAGAGTGAAGCAGGAACATCGCAGACAGGCCCCCCGGCGACTTGATTGCCCCCAAGAGATCGAGCCTTTTCACAATGATGAGTTCTAGTCTAACTCTCAGCTACTCTCCCCTGTCACTTCCATTATCTACAAAGATATCAACCAACTGACTGATAACGAAGCCGTCAACGTCATGCAAGTTTGGAACACTGGCTTAAGATATTCAAAACTTCGGTAACACCGAAAAAAAATTCCCGGGGTCGGTGAAGAGCTTTTTGCCGTTCAGAACCCCCGCCAAGGCCCCGCTCTTGCTAGGTTCGTGGCTTGCTAGATGCTTCAACCAGTTCTCTCCCTGGTTAGCTcttgccgccgccgccgcccgTCTTGGAGTCTTGATCCACCCACCAGCCTTGCTCGATGTTGGCAGCTCTGGCCAATCAGAACTCCTTACTGACCACCAAAGGGTACTTGGAGCAGTCAGAACACTACATGGAGTCGAGGCTGGAGACCAGTAGCGAGAATTCATCCGCACTGTGCGATGCTTCCAAGGGCCCTTCCATGATCCAAGACCCCACTTTGAGCTGATGTCCGTCCATTTCAAAAAGATCTTGACTGTCTCGATGCTCAAGTACAAgagctctctctctcctggACTTCAAGTCgcttttcttcctcactTCTCCCTCAACCCCATTCATTGATACCCCTGGAGTCAAAACGACTGAGACACGTGCAAGATCTTTACCCATCCCTCCATTGAATATTTTGTTCAACTTTCCCCTCGctcaacttctccaacatGACTACTGAGTATCTTCCCGCTTCTGCCAGATCCGCCTACGACTATATCATCGTAGGTGGTGGCACGGCTGGATGTGTTTTGGCTTCCCGCCTATCCTCCTACCTTCCTGAGCGCAAGGTTCTTATGATTGAGGCTGGCCCTTCAGACTTCGGTCTCAACAATGTCCTGAACCTTCGCGAGTGGCTATCTCTCCTTGGTGGTGACCTCGACTATGATTATCCCACAACTGAGCAGCCCAATGGTAACAGCCACATCCGACACTCACGTGCAAAGGTCCTCGGTGGATGCTCCTCTCACAACACTCTCATCTCCTTCCGCCCCTTCCGCCACGACATGGATCGTTGGGTCGCCAAGGGCTGCAAGGGCTGGGACTTCGAGACCGTTATGCGTAACGTTGACAACTTGCGCAACCAGCTGAACCCCGTTCACCCCCGTCATCGTAACCAGCTCACCAAGGACTGGGTCAAGGCCTGCTCCGAGGCCATGGGCATCCCCATCATCCACGACTTCAATCACGAGATCTCCGAGAAGGGACAGTTGACCCAGGGTGCTGGTttcttctctgtctcttACAATCCTGACACTGGCCACCGCAGCAGTGCTTCCGTCGCCTATATCCACCCTATCCTTCGTGGCGATGAGAGACGACCCAACTTGACCGTCCTCACTGAGGCTCATGTTTCAAAGGTCATCGTCGAAAATGACGTTGCCACTGGTATCAATGTCACTCTCAAGTCAGGCGAGAAGCATACTCTTAACGCCCGCAAGGAGATCATCTTGTCTGCTGGTGCTGTCGATACCCCTAGGCTTCTCCTTCACTCTGGTATTGGGCCTAAGGGCCAGCTTGAGGACCTGAAGATTCCTGTTGTCAAGGACATTCCAGGTGTAGGCGAGAATCTCCTAGACCACCCCGAGACCATTATTATGTGGGAGCTCAACAAGCCCGTTCCTGCTAATCAGACCACCATGGATTCCGATGCTGGTATTTTCCTGCGACGAGAGCCTAAGAACGCTGCTGGTAACGACGGCGATGCCGCTGATGTCATGATGCACTGTTACCAGATTCCCTTCCACCTCAACACAGAGCGTCTAGGGTACCCCATCATCAAGGACGGTTACGCCTTCTGCATGACACCCAACATTCCCCGTCCTCGCTCACGTGGCCGCATCTACTTGACTTCAGCCGACCCCACTGTCAAGCCTGCTCTCGATTTCCGATACTTCACTGACCCCGAGGGCTACGACGCCGCCACCCTGGTCCACGGCATCAAGGCTGCCCGAAAGATTGCGCAGCAGAGCCCCTTCAAGGACTGGCTCAAGGGAGAAGTTGCCCCTGGTCCTAAGATCCAAACGGATGAGGAGATAAGCGAATATGCTCGCCGAGTTGCCCACACAGTCTACCACCCTGCCGGTACCACCAAGATGGGTGACGTTGAGCGCGATGAGATGGCCGTTGTCGACCCCGAGCTCAAGGTTCGTGGAATCAGCAAGCTCCgcattgttgatgctggtaTCTTCCCCGAGATGCCAACAATCAACCCCATGGTGACCGTGCTGGCTGTTGGTGAGCGAGCTGCCGAGCTCATTGCTCAAGAGGAGGGCTGGAAGCCCAAGCACTCCCGACTGTAAGCATCTTCGAGCAAATTTTCAAATATCTGCTCGTGGGGGTAAACGGGGGTGGTCACTGTTTTTGGACATTTGTATGATTAAATGATTAGCGTATGATTGCATTATCGCAGCGAGTATGACATACCTTGGGTAGTTAGGAAAATTTGAAGTTCGTTTACCAAATAAGACTCGGGGGCTTGTGGCCCGATTTGCCGCTGTTCTTCCAATCGTTTGTGCCGGTGTCGGGTTGTATTTCCCCGATGAGGCCCTTGGcccagcttcttgaccaaTTCATGTTTTGCCGCGACGGGTCAGTAAAACAGGCACAGCGGGCCGGCGACTTTCCACCACTAAACCACCCGGATCGCTCAGTTTAATGTGTCTCGTAAGGCCCGGAATGCTAGATCATATTTCCATGATGAAACGAAAGTTCGATATGCGCCGATGTTCCAGCACCAATCGGGGTACCCGAAGCGCGATGCAGGACATTCAATCTTGGATGTGTTCTCGGCGGCAGAGATAAGGTGATAATAAGCAGTGGCAAGATGCCACGAGATCGATATAGCATTGCGCGTTGTTATTATGCATATTGTGTCTTGTTGGGTCTCGGGTGGCCAGCTGATGGCCATTCCCACAACTCACTTTGTTACCTGACTTTTCTCAGCGGGTGCACTGGTATCCATTTAGACGGGTTATGGCCCGTGGAGCCGTGCATCCATCAGCTGCTCCAAAAGGAAAAGTGTGGGGTATGTCCGGGGTTTCGGGACGGAGCGTTGAGCGTGGAGTGGGTGGTTCGACGGATGACAGGGCCGAAACGTGTCTGTGAGATCCATCCACGTCGGCCGTTGCGCCGTTGTGCAGGGTCCCTCGGTCGAGGACCCTCTACTCCTCTATGGGGATAACATAGATTATCTTCCGGAAAGACAGTTGAGATGGCCTTAGCAGAGCCCCGGTCCGGCCAGCCGCCTGCTAAAGAGGTCTCGATCGGTAGGGGCCTTACCTTCGTTTTGAGTGAGGTTTATAGAAGAAGCAGTGCAAGCTGAATAGCAACAGGCGCACATGTTGATTTCGCTCTGTTCTCGAATCTTTGCACTTTGATGCATAAAACCATCTGACGGATTGCTGTGTCCCTATGGCTGAGATATTCAGGTTGCAGAAGGTTTTTCATTGTGTTTTTAAAGCATTAACAAGCAGACGCGATAGATAACCGATCCCAAGAGCCTTCAATCGGCTGCCCGAAATCCCCAACTTCAAGACGCGATTCGAGGTTAGAAAAATGGCTACACCAACAATCGACTTACCACCAACAACgtgtgaagaagaagtcacCACGCCCATATTGGACAACGCTCAAGGACTAGCCTCTGCAAtaggagcagcagcagcagtggcgGCTGTAGCTGTCGGGGACGGTCTTACACACGGACTTGGAGGAGTTGCATATGGAAAACCATACGATGGTCACATctcagaagaagatggccagTTCCACGATGTAGATCACAGAGGCGCACGTGAGGCGAAACAACAGAAAAGCCTTAGGGAGGCCCAGGAGAAGTGGGATGCTGCAACCATAGGACCGGTAACAAGGGTCGAAACAGTGATAGCGGCggaaggtggaggaggagatggaagaggagagcgGGAGGTCTgggagggaggaggaggaggagggccaGAAGGGGTGCAGTTGCCGCCTAGAAAAGGCGCTGATGTGGCAGGTCAACAGGTCAGAGCTGCTCTTTCCCGCTCCCGCCTTAGTCGTTCAAACCCCTCCTGCTCCGGCTCCAGCTCAGGCTCACTATCAGGCGCATCCCTTCACAACGCTACCAATACTGCTGTCGCTGCTCCTGCTATTGCTTCTAACAACAGTCCCAATAACCTCAACTTCATACAAACCGGTCGCGTCACCAAGTCCCGCCATCGCTCTTCTCTTTCGGCACCAATCGCAGCGTCGCTTGTGAATGCTGCTGCTACGGAGAGTGCAAGATTATCCTACGAGGCAAAGCTTACCGCCGCACTAGCTGCTAACATCGCCGGCACAATGGCGGGTAGCCAGTCAAGCACGACGACAACAGCTCTCCCCTCGCTAAAATCGAACGGCCTCTCCTCGCTGCCACAAAAGCCCAAAACAAATGGAACAACACCGACCTTTAGCACCGCCTCTTCTATGGACAAAGATGCTCCCGTGATTTCCTTTTGGGGCCCGGAGCCAATTGCTCTGCCCTCGCGCTTCGCCCGTATCAAGCGCAACCTCATCAGTGGCCACGAAGCTGAGCTCGAAGCTAGTTGGGCCCGCCTCATTACTGCACTTCGCAAAGAGGTCAGTCATATAGAGGACCTTGGGGCTCACCTCATTCCTTCAATTGAGTTTGGCGACCTAGATGACTCTGTTCAGACTGCGCGCTTTGGACATGATCTGAGGCGCTACGGTGTCGGCGTCGTCCGCAAGGTTGTACCAAGAGCAGACACGGATACTGCAGTCCGCGAAACGGTCGACTATCTCGATAGCAAACGCCACATCAAGGCACTCCAGCAGCATGATCCAGCCTGTTTCGACTTCTTTTGGACACCAGCTCAAGTCCGCTCGAGAGCGCACCCCAATGTCCTCAGCGCCCAACGATTTATGATGAGCCTGTGGGAGACCAATCCAGATGATCAGCTTGTCACAAGACTCCCTATCACCTATGTCGATCGCATACGCGTACACGGAAATGGAGAGAACCAGTCCAACAGTCTAAATGTGCCGCCGCTCGAGCCGCCACAATCCGCCGACGATTGGATTCAGGCATTACAATCATCTGCAGGCATCACAGCACAAGTTGACAACGGGTCCTTGGAGCGCTGGGAGCCCGACGGTTATCAACGTGCCGGTACCTATAACCATATCTTTCATGGCCAATGGGAAGACTACGATCCTTGGAAATGTACCAGTCGCACTTCTGTGACGACTGACCTTTACAATGGCTATGGTGCCTGCACTATCTTCCGCATGTTTCAGGGCATCTTGGCACTTTCCACTGTCGAACCCGGCATGGTTCGCCTCTTACCATCCCCCAAGCTTGCAACAGCTTACTACCTCCTCCGACCCTTTTTCACAGCCAAGAATCCTCCACCAGAGAATCGCACCGGGCCTGAATGGGAGGCATATCTTGCTCCCGAGAATTGGAAGCTGCAAACTGAGCCTGATTCCATCATCCATGGAGCTGTCCCGGGGCACGCACAAAGAATCACTGAAACCTGGCACCCCCATTTACATCTACGAAATAGCATGATTACTTTACCAACTCTTCAGCCTGGAGACTACATATTCTGGCACCCTGACCTTCCATACTACCTCTCCAGTAACAACTATGGTCTCAAAACACCCAGTGGAAGCAAGAGTGAAGTCAGCATGCTCGTGTACATTCCGGCAGCCCCGCTCACGCAAACAAATGCACTCTATCTTGCACGTCAAAGGAAGGCATTCCAGAGGGGCCATCCCGGCCCTGACTTTGATTCCACGGGAAGAGGGATTGTTGAAGAGGACGCCGAAACGCGACCTGGTGAAAAGGAAATTGCCGAAGTCGGAGGTCCCTCTTCATTACAGGCCATGGGTCTTGCGCCATGGGAAGTTGCAGGCACTCGCTCCGGATCACCACCCTCGGAAAAGTCCAAGTCTAAGgccgatgaggatgttgagatggagggAGACGGAGACACCAAGAGCCTTACAAGCACATCATCGATTTCTCgcgctgaggctgaggttgtgCGATTAGCCAATATTATCCTCTTTCCAGATCGCTCAATGCTGGGGTACTCGGTTTGAAAGAAGCATCAACTTATTGGTCGGTCTCTGTCTTTCATCTCCTGGTTAGTTGGACATCACACTTCTCTGATCCCTTTTGGGCTCTTTGTGACATCTCATAACGGTATGTGGTCCAAAGGTATACAGGAGATCGGTTAGATGCATCATGAAGGAGTCAGGCGTTTACCTAAGGATTGAAACTAGACAGAAACTTTTGTTCTTTATTTGCATAAACGAAGAAATACATCTCTTGTCCCCAAAACATGATGTGTAGCTCTTGATCCCGAAACGCCAGTCTAAACAGGAAAGATATCCTTTATTTCAACTACCATGATCATTTGGTGGCATGTCTCAAAGTGTCTGTGATACTGGAAGCCACAAGCACAGCCGCTTCTCGAGAGATCTGCTGCTGTGAGCCGAAAATACCAATGGCAAGACGTCCTTTATCGACGGAagcctcaacatcaacagccagCTGTGACAATAGGGTTAGTAGCCATTTTTAGCTTCAAGACCAGTGACTCACCGGAATGCCATTCACCGCAAAGCTTTCCTGACGAGCAGCCTGAAATTGAGCCGGTACGTGATGGTGGTACGAGTTATCAGTCATCTCTTGTGGCAAAACTGTGACCGAGTTCTCTACCGAACCTGTATCGTCGGAGAGGCTCAGGAAGTTGACAAATGATTTTACTTGTACACCAGTCCATTGATCGATCTCCCAGAGACCGACGTCTGATCGTCCATCAGATGTAATCTGGTGAAGGTCTCTCTGAATATTCTTTGCAACAGATGACAAAGGAAGTTCTATGGGCGAGTCAACCCTCAAAGGAACAAGGTTCAAGGTCGGGTAGACTTGAGGGAGCCTATCGCTGGCAGCAGCTCGGTTGGCAAGATATATGCCAAACACCACTGACCCATTGTCCGGTGTGTTATTTTGCGTGGCGAGGACTTTGGCATAAGCTGCAAGGAACCAAGACTGGAGTGAAATTCCAGACTGAGTAGAAAGAGCCTGTATCTGACTGACATCTGGTATCGCTGATTCGTTCAAATAAGAAATCCGGTTCTTTACGTCTGCTTGCAATTCAGCAGCAATAGAACTAGAACAGGTGCCGTGTAAGTAGGCTTTCCAGAAAGCTCGTCTATCTTTCTGGGCTGCTTCACTAGCCTGACGGACTGTAAAGTCCTTCCACCGAGTAAGCCCATTGTTCTCGACAGCGACAGAGCCATGCAGTAGCTGAGATAACCGTCGCAACAGGGCTGGAAGGCTGACTCCATCGTACAGAGCGTGGTGGATCTGAAGTCTGAACGACCAGATGCAGTCTTCTTGGAGCGTGACGCGCGCTCTAACGAGTGGTTGGGCAACCTGAATTGACAGCTCTTTTGGGGGGTCCTGAGTTAAGGAGAGCTTGTGGGATTTGAGCACAACCTGCAAAACTGGGATGGTCGGAGACCGCGTTGGAATGAAACATGTGCGTAAAAGGGGTACCTCAGACACAAGTTTATCCCATGCAGCCTGAATGCCGTTAAGATCAACTGAAGTCTTAATTTGACATGGAAACTCGGGGAAGAATACAGAGCCCTCTGCCCTTTGCCATGCACCGAGCATGTAGACTTGCATTGGCAATGCAGGAAGTacttcagcatcttcttttgCTATTCCATGAGCGCGTAGTAGAACTTCAAGATTGATGTCGTCGGGTGGGGCCCATTCTTCGGTCAATTCCACAGTCTCCGATGGCATagcttgggcttgggtgcCGCGTCGAGCCATTTCTGCAATGCTGGAGGATTTAACAAGATCTTGAGGGCGGAGGTTTATTCCAATCTTATGCAGGAGGGACGACACTCTGATGGCACTAATCGAATCGAGGCCAAGGTGGTAGAGGTTGTCGGATATCCTGATTGAGGCAACGGGAACACAGGAGACCTGGTGAAGAATGCTTCGGATTTCGGCTTCATTTTGGGACCACTCCCGATCCTCTTCTGACGTTGGATCTGTAGAATCAACGGGCACGGAACCGCTTCCATCGCCCAGTATGACAGGAGCCATACCGCAGATGGACACGCCATGCTCCTCGAAAGATAGAATCTCTGGGGAGCCTGGCTGTATCAGGAAACCCATGACAGTTTCTAAAGTCTCCAAAATACTTTCAGGTCCTCCATCCCAGACATACTGGGGCTGAAGAGCGAGTCGCCATAAGAGGGTGTCAGACGTGGCTTCAGCTTCCACGCAAAGGGGATACTCGGTGGCCGAAGACGCTTCAATGGATGTTAACAGTGGGCGATCTGATGATCCAGCTACCGGAGACTTTTGAAGGATGAACAAGGTGTTGAACAAATCTTGTCCGTTGAGCTTTGTCGCTGATTGGGCTTTTCGCAGTGGATATTGCTGGAAGTCTCTGATATCGATCATGTTCTCCTCAAGATACCGTAGAAACTCGAACACTGAGCCGTGCAAAATACATCTCAGGGCAATTGTGTTCATCGTTGGGAACACGAGATTGTCTGCCCCATCAAAATCCCGACCCGATAAGACTGTGCCAAAGAGGAcatcgagcttcttggttTGGCGTGCTAGTGTGATGGCCCAACAAGCTTGGCAGAGTGCCTGTAAACTTACAGAAAGCCTTTTGCAGGCGGTTTCGATTTCGGGAAGGCCAATCTTCGAAATGGACTCCAGCCTCCGCAAGGTGTTCTCAGTTGGGCTGGGCCACGCTTCACTCGTGGGGATGATCGATGGCGAAGCATCTTCCAGATACTGTGTCCAAAAGTCCTTTGATTTCTGGTTCGTGGACCCCAGTACCTTTATAAGGAATGGCTCTACTGGAGAACGGGTAACCAGCCTTCCTTTCAATAGCGCCTGGAGATCCTGGAAGAGCAAACTCAGGGACCATCCATCGTAAAGAGCGTGTGCCATGGAAAGGACCATGTATCGATGAGAGCCCATACTCGCCAGTCTAAGCTGAACCAGATGCCTTAATCCTGCTCCTTCCCTCGCTTTTGCAGTTGCTGCTGCGGTGAGTTGACGCAGCTCGTCCAAACTCTGAACTGTCGTAACTTCAATGTCGGCGTCAAAAGATTCTGCAATGACCTGGCAATACGTCATATCCAGGTTCTGCTGAGCTACTTGTACAAACCCTGTCCGCAGGATAGGTGTACGCTGAATCAATTCCTTCCAGGCGTCGATCAGTCTCGTAGTGTCAACATGATCGGACACTTGGAGGATGTCATGATTGAAGTAGGATTCAAAATCAGATTGGATCATCCCAGCCACCATTGACTCTTGAAGATGGGTGGGTGGAAGAACAGATTCGACGCGGCTTAGGTCCGTACCGGCATTCTCAAGATATTCGCGTAACCTAGCCTTGACCTGCAGCAGCGAAGCTTCATCTGTAGAAGTTGGCGATTTGAGAGAAACATCGCTTGACTCAGCCAGTATATTGGCAATCGTGTTGTGGCGCATGATATGCGAAGGGGACAGATGGATTCCCTTCCTCCTAAGTGTGGTAGAAAGCTTGATTACATCAATGCTGTCGAGACCGAGTTCTAAGATCGACACATTTTCATCAAGGTCAGATGGGGCAGCATCGGCCAAGAAAGCAACTTCATTTCGAATcatttgagcttcttgactcCATTCAAACTTGCCTGGTTCGTGGGTTGGGGTGCGTTCATTATTGGTGTCAGGGTTGCAGCTTTGCTCGATTTCCGGGACGGGCACCTCGCTGTCTGGTGAGCTTGCAGCCAGGCTTGCAAAGCCCTCAATGTCATCAAGTATGCTATTCAGCACTTGTGAAGACGCGATGTGTCCTTGTGCGACAAGAGTAAGTCGAATATTGCCCGAATGACCGTGGACGGCTTCAAGTGCAAGAGGGTAGTCAGGCGTTGCTGGACTGTCCACGACATCAAAGGGGAGGCTGCTCTCGTTGGCAACGGTGGCTTCCTCGATCTGGAAGGTGAAGAGGCTGTGAAACAAGGCCTTGCCCTTCGAGCACCACTTCTGGATGTCCTTCAAAGGAACATGTTGGAAATCGAGAACTGATGCATTGAAGTCATGGCAGCGCCGGACAAGGGACTGCCAGCTTTCGTGATGGATTGCTCGACAATAGAAAGGCACGGTGTTGAAAAGAGGGCCGATGGTGTTCTCGATCCCAGGGAGGTCGATGGCTCGCCCAGATACAACGATACCAAAGGTAGGCTGCTGCTGGGTGAAGTTTTGCAGAACAGAGGTCCATAACGCCATCACAACAGCCTGGAGCGTGACATTCTGAGAAGAACGAATCGCCTCAAGACTTGCAGTCGACATTTCCCGCTCAGCGACGACTACAGCATCCGGTTCACCATTCCCATGTGCCTTGATTGAAACAGGAGTCCAGCCTTCTAGTTGTTTCTCCCAGAAACCTCTGCAATTATCATATTTTGCCAGAGGACCATAACTAAGAGTTTCAAGAAATGGAGGAGCATCAGGTGCGTCAACACCTGAATAATTCGCTGCGACCCGCTTCATCATGAGATCAAAACTGTTACCATCATAAAGTGCATGAAAAATATGAACCGTAAGCAGCCTAGATGTCGGTGTCTCGACATAAATGAGTAGCAAAGGCTGTGTGATACAGGACTCGTTCCGCTGGATCCAATACTTCTTCCGCTCTGCAAAATATGCAGGAATCTGATCATCCGATTGTACAGTGTAGGTTTCCCAGGCCAAGGTAGAGTTTCGCACGGCAGCTTGCAAGAAGCCATTCGGGGTGGGTACAAAGACAGTTCTCAGAATGCTCTCTGTTAGTACCAAATCGTCCcatgccttcttcaacttgctTATGGATGTAGACTCATGGAGCTTCAACTCAAAAGTGTTAAAGTAAGCGCCGGGCTCGCTGCTGGTCAATGACCGAGATATGATACCTTCTTGTAATGGCGAGCATGGGGCAACATATTCGACTTCAGCTGGTTCGATATCAAGAAGGCGGCAGACCATGCCACGGTGCCGATGGCCATATGCCTGGATAGACTGCTTAACCTCTTGCACAAGTTTTTCTTGTCGATTTGAGGTTTTCTTGGCCAAAGAGTTGGCAAGATCGCCAATGATGGGGTTTTTAAGCAGCAAAGCAGGGGATGCTGCTTTGAGGCCTCGGGATTTGAGGAGGGAGGAAAGTCTGAGGGCCGTGATTGAGTCCACGCCAACGTCAAAAATGCTTGTCGATGACGACAGATCATGCTTGTCCATGTTGCTGAACTGCGCAATACTTTCAAGTAATTGAGCAGCTATCTTCCGGGCCCCCTGTGAAACAGGTGCTGTTGTGGCATGAGAAAGCTCCAAGAGCTTCTCTGGTGCAAGTTCGCTGAAAAGTCTTTTCAGATTCTTGATTTCTGCCTTGTTGTTTGATGAAAGGGGGATGTATGGAAGTGACAGGATATATGTTGGTACCATGTACCCTGGAAGTTTGGCACGGCAGGCTTCTTTTGCTTGCGCAGCCAGGCCCTCCTGATCCGTCAGAATCTCAAGGGGGCCTTTTTTAGACTTCTGGTCAACGATGAATGTTACCAGAACGTCCTTTCCACTGCTTCCATGGCGAGTCACAATAGTTGCGGCGTCGTGAATGTCGATAACGTCAGTACGGATGATATGATTGATCTCGGCAATTTCAAGTCGCTGGCCGCGAAGCTTGACTTGGTCGTCAGCCCGACCGAGAAAGTCAAAACACCCATCATGGAGCACGCGGACAAGATCACCTGTCCTGTATACTCTCTCGTTGAACTCCTCAAGTGTTGGGAACCGCTCTGCTGTAAGTTCAGGTCTGTTGAGATAACCCTTGCCCACTAATTTCCCTGACACGCAAAGCTCTCCGACGCCACCGCGGAAGACTGGCGTATTAGTGTTTTGTCTGAGCACAAATGAACCGACATTGGGGAACTGCTTTCCGATGTTGCTAGGGCGGCCATTTTTGGGCACACGCTGGAACATAGTGACACCGATGGTGGCCTCGGTAGGGCCGTATGCGTTGTAAATGACGGCTCGCGGCCCCCAAACATCAAGAATCTCCTGTTTGAGCTGTTCGCCGCCTGTAATGAACACACCACGGCAGAGACTGGGAACTTCATCAGGATGTGTGAGCCGCGCAAGACTTGGAGTTAGGTCAATGTGTGTAATGCCAAGCCTATTGATGGCTGCTGTCAAGTCATCCAGTATGAGGTCTTTGGGTGCAGCAACGACGGCCATTCCCACAGACCAGCTCCAATACTGCTCGAGGACAGAAACGTCAAAGTGGAGAGCAGCGAACTGAAGCCAACGTGAGTCCTCATCCCAGTGGCCCTTGAAGAGTTGCTGGAACGCCATCATTGCCTGAACAGCATTCTCGTGAGTGATCTCACAGCCCTTTGGCGTTCCTGTTGTCCCAGATGTATAGAGGCAATAACAGGTATCTGACGGGGAGATATTGGGGTATAAAACGACATGCTCTTCGCTCACGTCGTTCAAACCCTGAGTCTCTATTTCCATGACTGTGGTTTTTGCT encodes the following:
- a CDS encoding related to cellobiose dehydrogenase is translated as MTTEYLPASARSAYDYIIVGGGTAGCVLASRLSSYLPERKVLMIEAGPSDFGLNNVLNLREWLSLLGGDLDYDYPTTEQPNGNSHIRHSRAKVLGGCSSHNTLISFRPFRHDMDRWVAKGCKGWDFETVMRNVDNLRNQLNPVHPRHRNQLTKDWVKACSEAMGIPIIHDFNHEISEKGQLTQGAGFFSVSYNPDTGHRSSASVAYIHPILRGDERRPNLTVLTEAHVSKVIVENDVATGINVTLKSGEKHTLNARKEIILSAGAVDTPRLLLHSGIGPKGQLEDLKIPVVKDIPGVGENLLDHPETIIMWELNKPVPANQTTMDSDAGIFLRREPKNAAGNDGDAADVMMHCYQIPFHLNTERLGYPIIKDGYAFCMTPNIPRPRSRGRIYLTSADPTVKPALDFRYFTDPEGYDAATLVHGIKAARKIAQQSPFKDWLKGEVAPGPKIQTDEEISEYARRVAHTVYHPAGTTKMGDVERDEMAVVDPELKVRGISKLRIVDAGIFPEMPTINPMVTVLAVGERAAELIAQEEGWKPKHSRL